In Geotalea uraniireducens, one genomic interval encodes:
- the infC gene encoding translation initiation factor IF-3: MAKPTVNINQAIRAREIRVIGPNSEQLGILSLQEALSLAESQQLDLVEVSPTAVPPVCRIMDYGKFKYQQSKKLQEAKKKQSHVQVKEVKLRPKTDEHDLLFKIKNVRRFLEEGNKAKITLVFRGREITHVDIGMKALERFATDLEDIAVVEFKPKMEGRNMFMIVAPKAKK, from the coding sequence AACCAGGCCATTCGGGCACGGGAAATCAGGGTCATTGGCCCGAACAGCGAGCAGTTGGGAATCCTGTCTCTCCAGGAAGCGCTTTCACTTGCCGAAAGCCAACAGCTTGACCTGGTTGAGGTGTCTCCTACAGCAGTTCCTCCCGTGTGTCGGATCATGGACTACGGAAAGTTCAAATATCAGCAGAGCAAAAAGCTGCAAGAGGCCAAGAAAAAGCAGTCTCATGTCCAAGTGAAAGAAGTGAAACTTCGCCCAAAAACCGACGAACACGATCTCCTTTTCAAGATCAAAAATGTTCGCCGGTTCCTCGAGGAAGGGAACAAGGCGAAAATCACGTTAGTATTTCGTGGCCGTGAGATTACCCACGTTGACATCGGGATGAAGGCCCTGGAGCGTTTTGCTACTGATCTGGAAGATATTGCCGTTGTGGAATTCAAACCTAAAATGGAAGGGCGCAATATGTTCATGATTGTTGCCCCCAAGGCCAAAAAATAA
- the rpmI gene encoding 50S ribosomal protein L35 → MPKIKTNRGAAKRFKKTGTGKIKRSHAFTSHILTSKTRKRKRQLRSGAVVAAVDQKNIAKLIPYM, encoded by the coding sequence ATGCCGAAAATCAAGACAAATAGGGGCGCTGCAAAGCGTTTTAAAAAGACCGGTACGGGTAAGATTAAGCGTAGCCACGCCTTTACGAGCCACATCCTCACCTCCAAGACGAGGAAGCGAAAGCGCCAGCTGCGTTCGGGCGCCGTTGTCGCCGCAGTTGATCAGAAAAATATTGCCAAGCTCATTCCGTACATGTAA
- the rplT gene encoding 50S ribosomal protein L20 — protein MPRVKRGFKARQRRNKVLKLAKGFRGARSKLFRSATEAVDRALNYAFRDRKVKKRDFRALWITRINAASRDNGLSYSKLIYGLKKANVEIDRKVLADLAVSDPKGFSEIATLAKAQN, from the coding sequence ATGCCACGCGTAAAGAGAGGCTTTAAAGCGAGACAGAGAAGAAACAAGGTACTGAAACTGGCGAAGGGATTCCGTGGTGCACGGAGCAAACTCTTCAGAAGTGCGACTGAAGCGGTTGACCGGGCATTGAACTATGCTTTCCGCGACCGGAAAGTGAAAAAACGCGATTTCCGGGCACTCTGGATCACCCGGATCAACGCTGCATCGAGAGATAACGGGCTGTCCTATAGCAAGCTGATTTACGGGTTGAAAAAGGCGAATGTCGAAATCGACCGAAAAGTTCTTGCAGATCTGGCGGTTTCTGATCCGAAAGGATTCTCGGAAATCGCCACTCTGGCAAAAGCACAGAATTAA
- the pheS gene encoding phenylalanine--tRNA ligase subunit alpha, protein MKEQLERLLSSALEEVARADSEDLLQEIRIKYLGKKGALTAVMKGLGALSNDERPVIGQLANSVKVELEEKLSDTLLQMRETTRQQKLERERIDITLPGRRQHLGTRHPITLVADEIAEIFAGLGFQVAEGPEIELDFYNFEALNFPKDHPARDMQDTFFVDDNILLRTHTSPVQVRTMLKHAPPVRIISPGTVYRCDSDATHSPMFHQVEGLMVDKGVTFGDLKGILTIFVNQFFGKGTGVRLRPSFFPFTEPSAEVDIACVMCKGKGCRVCKQSGWLEILGAGMIDPEVYRHVGYDPESVSGFAFGMGIERIAMLKYGIGDMRLLFDNDVRFLGQF, encoded by the coding sequence ATGAAAGAACAGCTGGAACGCTTGCTGTCGTCAGCATTGGAAGAAGTTGCCCGAGCAGACAGTGAAGATCTCCTGCAAGAGATACGAATTAAATATCTTGGCAAGAAGGGTGCGTTAACCGCAGTAATGAAGGGCCTTGGCGCGCTATCGAATGATGAGCGTCCGGTCATTGGTCAACTTGCCAATTCTGTAAAAGTAGAACTCGAAGAAAAATTGTCGGACACACTGCTGCAGATGCGGGAGACCACGCGCCAGCAGAAATTGGAGAGAGAGCGAATCGATATTACGCTGCCGGGCCGTAGGCAACATCTCGGCACGCGTCATCCGATCACGCTCGTTGCCGATGAAATTGCCGAGATTTTTGCAGGCCTTGGTTTCCAGGTGGCCGAAGGGCCGGAAATCGAACTCGATTTCTATAATTTCGAAGCACTCAATTTCCCCAAGGATCATCCCGCCCGTGACATGCAGGACACCTTCTTCGTCGACGATAACATTCTGTTGCGCACTCATACTTCACCGGTGCAGGTTCGCACGATGTTGAAACATGCACCTCCGGTCAGAATTATTTCACCGGGCACCGTCTACCGCTGCGATTCTGACGCGACTCACTCGCCAATGTTTCATCAGGTTGAGGGGCTGATGGTGGATAAAGGAGTGACGTTTGGTGATCTTAAGGGGATTCTGACCATTTTTGTCAATCAGTTCTTCGGAAAAGGGACTGGTGTTCGCTTGCGGCCGAGCTTTTTCCCTTTCACCGAGCCGAGCGCCGAAGTCGATATTGCCTGTGTCATGTGCAAGGGCAAAGGATGCCGGGTCTGTAAGCAGAGTGGATGGCTGGAAATTCTGGGAGCGGGCATGATTGATCCGGAAGTATATCGACATGTGGGCTATGATCCGGAATCTGTTTCGGGTTTTGCCTTCGGCATGGGCATTGAGCGTATCGCCATGCTGAAATACGGGATTGGCGACATGAGGCTGCTATTTGATAACGATGTACGTTTTCTGGGCCAATTCTAA
- the pheT gene encoding phenylalanine--tRNA ligase subunit beta has product MIVTYNWLKEFVDFELPSAELADLLTMLGLEVEGIEHVGSGLDDVVVAVVQEKNKHPNADKLSLCQVNDGTTTFTIVCGAQNFKTGDKVALARIGAVLPGDFKIKRSKIRGEESCGMLCSEKELGLANESAGIMILPETTPLGGPVFDALGLKDTIFEIGLTPNRADCLSVIGIAREIAAKLGKSVKYPEIAINESATDVQSLAKVIIKDPDLCPRYTARHIGGCTIGPSPAWLVKRLEAVGLRSINNVVDVTNYVQMEYGHPLHAFDADFLADRSIIVQRAGEGECFLTLDGQERPLTTADLTIRDAEKAVALAGIMGGRNSEIQDTTVNILLESAYFSPSAIRKSARRLGIHTESSHRFERGADINILPRALDRAAALIAELAGGAVAAGVIDVYPQQIAPRTIPFRIDRCTSLLGISLSSAEMTRLLESLEMVVKPDSEANGVLLVTVPSFRVDVEREIDLIEEIARLNGYDKIPVTMPKARVLSDRPSSHLRLERQLKSLMTGQGFNEVITFSFMAPGHLDKIRLDSEDQRRTVVKLRNPLVEEQSVMRTTLLPGLLETTARNLNYRSLDLKMFELRRIYQPVEGAELPHEPLYLGGVLTGKRFTDGWNQSNESLDFYDVKGVIENIFASFRFSGISYRQEVIQHYYHPGKSCSVFHGNELLGSFGEIHPDVQENFAISQPVFYLELNFEKLVALHNEKVTIVPPSRFPDSYRDIAMLVAEELPADSITDSIYGLKIGEIEQAMIFDLYKGPNIPDGYKSIAVRVRYRSREKTLNDDEVSSLHQRVVSNLQKKLDVSIR; this is encoded by the coding sequence ATGATAGTTACCTATAACTGGCTCAAAGAATTTGTCGATTTCGAACTGCCGTCTGCCGAATTGGCCGATCTTTTGACGATGCTCGGTCTGGAAGTTGAGGGAATAGAGCACGTAGGAAGCGGGCTTGATGACGTCGTTGTTGCGGTAGTCCAGGAAAAGAACAAACATCCCAATGCGGACAAATTGTCACTTTGTCAAGTCAATGACGGGACTACGACCTTCACGATTGTTTGTGGCGCACAGAATTTCAAGACTGGCGACAAAGTTGCCCTTGCCCGGATTGGCGCCGTACTTCCCGGCGATTTTAAAATCAAGCGATCAAAGATCAGGGGCGAAGAATCATGCGGGATGCTTTGTTCCGAAAAGGAACTTGGCCTTGCTAACGAATCGGCCGGGATCATGATCTTACCGGAAACAACCCCGCTTGGGGGGCCGGTTTTTGATGCGCTTGGCCTCAAAGATACCATTTTCGAGATTGGCTTGACACCGAACCGAGCCGATTGTCTCAGCGTAATCGGGATTGCCCGCGAAATCGCCGCAAAACTCGGTAAGTCTGTTAAATATCCGGAGATCGCTATTAACGAGTCAGCGACCGATGTGCAGTCACTGGCAAAAGTTATCATCAAGGATCCCGATCTGTGCCCGCGCTACACGGCTCGGCACATCGGCGGCTGTACGATCGGTCCGTCTCCCGCGTGGCTTGTCAAACGACTGGAAGCGGTCGGACTGCGTTCCATCAACAACGTTGTTGATGTGACGAATTACGTACAAATGGAGTATGGTCACCCGCTCCACGCCTTCGACGCCGATTTTCTTGCCGATCGTTCGATTATTGTCCAGCGCGCCGGAGAGGGGGAGTGTTTTCTGACTCTCGATGGCCAGGAACGCCCCCTGACTACCGCCGATCTGACCATTCGGGATGCCGAAAAGGCAGTAGCGCTTGCCGGGATCATGGGGGGGAGAAATTCTGAAATTCAGGATACCACGGTTAATATCCTGCTGGAGAGTGCGTATTTTTCTCCCTCCGCGATCCGCAAAAGCGCCCGCAGACTCGGGATACACACCGAATCCTCACACCGTTTTGAGCGTGGGGCCGACATAAACATCCTGCCACGGGCGCTTGACCGGGCAGCTGCACTGATCGCCGAACTTGCCGGTGGGGCTGTTGCGGCAGGGGTTATCGATGTCTACCCGCAGCAGATCGCACCACGAACGATCCCATTCCGCATTGACCGTTGCACTTCGTTGCTTGGCATTTCTCTGAGCAGCGCCGAAATGACCCGACTCTTGGAAAGTCTTGAGATGGTCGTCAAGCCTGATTCAGAAGCCAATGGTGTTTTATTGGTTACCGTCCCGTCGTTTCGCGTCGATGTGGAACGCGAAATCGACCTGATCGAGGAAATCGCCCGACTGAACGGATATGACAAGATCCCGGTAACCATGCCTAAAGCCCGGGTTCTCTCTGACCGTCCGTCCTCCCACTTACGTCTCGAACGGCAACTCAAGTCGCTGATGACCGGTCAAGGTTTTAATGAAGTGATCACCTTCAGCTTCATGGCTCCCGGCCATCTTGACAAAATTCGTCTCGATAGCGAAGATCAACGGCGCACAGTCGTGAAGCTCCGCAATCCGCTTGTTGAAGAACAGTCGGTTATGCGAACCACGCTTCTCCCTGGTCTTCTGGAGACTACCGCCCGCAATCTGAATTATCGCTCACTGGACCTGAAGATGTTCGAACTTCGGAGGATTTACCAACCGGTAGAAGGGGCTGAACTCCCCCATGAGCCTCTTTACCTGGGGGGGGTGTTGACCGGAAAACGATTCACCGACGGGTGGAACCAGAGCAATGAATCGCTTGACTTTTACGATGTCAAAGGAGTTATCGAGAATATCTTCGCGTCATTTAGGTTTTCGGGAATATCCTACCGGCAAGAAGTCATCCAACACTATTATCACCCGGGCAAATCATGCTCCGTTTTCCACGGCAACGAATTACTCGGCTCTTTTGGTGAAATCCATCCGGATGTGCAAGAAAATTTCGCGATATCACAACCGGTTTTCTATTTGGAGCTGAATTTCGAAAAATTAGTTGCCTTGCATAATGAGAAAGTGACCATTGTGCCTCCTTCGCGGTTCCCTGATTCGTACCGCGATATTGCCATGCTGGTGGCTGAAGAACTGCCAGCAGATTCTATCACTGATAGCATTTACGGGCTAAAAATTGGTGAAATAGAGCAGGCAATGATCTTTGACCTGTACAAAGGTCCAAATATTCCTGACGGATACAAGAGTATCGCCGTCAGAGTGCGTTATCGTTCCCGGGAGAAGACTCTCAACGATGATGAAGTTTCATCGCTGCATCAGCGGGTTGTAAGCAATCTGCAAAAGAAGCTGGATGTCTCGATCAGGTAA
- a CDS encoding integration host factor subunit alpha, with protein MTKADIVEQIYEKVGFSKKESADLVERVFGLIKETLEQGEKIKIAGFGNFVVKEKADRRGRNPQTGDEIIISARKILTFKPSQVLKSAINS; from the coding sequence ATGACCAAGGCCGATATTGTTGAGCAGATTTATGAAAAGGTGGGGTTCTCGAAAAAGGAGTCTGCAGATCTCGTCGAGCGTGTTTTCGGCTTGATCAAGGAAACCTTGGAGCAAGGCGAGAAAATTAAAATTGCTGGATTCGGCAATTTTGTGGTTAAGGAAAAAGCTGATCGTCGCGGACGCAACCCCCAGACCGGCGACGAAATTATCATTTCAGCTCGCAAGATTCTTACATTTAAACCAAGCCAAGTCCTCAAGTCGGCGATCAATTCGTAG
- a CDS encoding MerR family transcriptional regulator translates to MEATLPDKLYFKIGEVSRLTALRPTVLRFWETEFAGLSPVKSRSGQRLYTKSDIELVMAIKQLLYGEKLTIEGARHRLQQRSKLIVPEPTGDRPERQRLIAEIKADLLKLKNML, encoded by the coding sequence GTGGAAGCGACGCTTCCGGACAAGCTCTATTTCAAGATCGGTGAGGTTTCCCGCTTGACGGCACTGAGACCTACGGTGCTGCGTTTCTGGGAAACCGAGTTTGCCGGCTTGTCTCCGGTTAAGAGTCGTTCCGGCCAACGCCTCTATACGAAGAGCGATATTGAGCTGGTCATGGCGATCAAGCAGCTGCTGTATGGTGAAAAGCTGACTATTGAGGGGGCCCGGCACCGGCTCCAGCAACGAAGCAAGCTAATAGTGCCGGAACCGACAGGTGACCGACCGGAACGGCAACGGCTCATTGCAGAGATAAAAGCGGATTTACTGAAACTGAAGAATATGCTGTAA